In Bos indicus isolate NIAB-ARS_2022 breed Sahiwal x Tharparkar chromosome 19, NIAB-ARS_B.indTharparkar_mat_pri_1.0, whole genome shotgun sequence, the following proteins share a genomic window:
- the LOC109573505 gene encoding serotonin N-acetyltransferase produces the protein MSTPSIHCLKPSPLHLPSGIPGSPGRQRRHTLPANEFRCLTPEDAAGVFEIEREAFISVSGNCPLNLDEVQHFLTLCPELSLGWFVEGRLVAFIIGSLWDEERLTQESLTLHRPGGHTAHLHALAVHRSFRQQGKGSVLLWRYLQHAGGQPAVRRAVLMCEDALVPFYQRFGFHPAGPCAVVVGSLTFTEMHCSLRGHAALRRNSDR, from the exons ATGTCCACGCCGAGCATCCACTGCCTGAAACCCTCGCCTCTGCACCTGCCGTCTGGGATCCCAGGGTCCCCAGGCCGCCAGCGGCGCCACACACTCCCCGCCAACGAGTTCCGCTGCCTCACCCCAGAGGACGCTGCCGGCGTGTTTGAGATTGAGCGAGAGG CCTTCATCTCTGTCTCTGGCAACTGCCCCCTGAATCTGGACGAGGTCCAGCACTTCCTGACCCTGTGTCCCGAGCTGTCCCTGGGCTGGTTCGTGGAGGGCCGCCTCGTGGCCTTCATCATCGGCTCCCTGTGGGACGAGGAGAGACTTACTCAG GAGTCGCTGACGCTGCACAGGCCCGGGGGCCACACCGCCCACCTGCACGCGCTGGCCGTGCACCGCAGCTTCCGGCAGCAGGGCAAGGGCTCCGTGCTGCTGTGGCGCTACCTGCAGCACGCGGGCGGCCAGCCGGCCGTGCGCCGGGCCGTGCTCATGTGCGAGGACGCGCTGGTGCCCTTCTACCAGAGGTTCGGCTTCCATCCCGCGGGCCCGTGTGCCGTCGTCGTGGGCTCACTGACCTTCACGGAGATGCACTGCTCCCTGCGGGGCCACGCCGCCCTGCGCCGGAACAGTGACCGCTGA